In Rubrivirga marina, the following are encoded in one genomic region:
- a CDS encoding FKBP-type peptidyl-prolyl cis-trans isomerase has product MPAQPGDQVSVHYAGRLDDGTPFDSSEGREPLQFTLGSGQVVAGFDEAVTGMEVGEDKTVRLDPEAAYGERRDDLVLEVPKSAFPDDATPSVGQGVRLGLQGGGAVEARVVEVEDQSVTLDANHPLAGQALTFDLTLVDVAD; this is encoded by the coding sequence ATGCCCGCCCAGCCCGGAGACCAGGTCTCCGTCCACTACGCCGGCCGCCTCGACGACGGCACCCCGTTCGACTCGTCGGAGGGCCGCGAGCCGCTCCAGTTCACGCTCGGCTCCGGCCAAGTCGTCGCCGGCTTCGACGAGGCCGTGACCGGCATGGAGGTCGGCGAGGACAAGACGGTCCGGCTCGATCCCGAAGCCGCCTACGGCGAGCGCCGCGACGACCTCGTCCTCGAGGTCCCCAAATCGGCGTTCCCGGACGACGCCACGCCGTCGGTGGGCCAGGGCGTCCGCCTCGGGCTCCAGGGTGGCGGGGCCGTCGAGGCCCGCGTGGTCGAGGTCGAGGACCAGTCGGTCACGCTCGACGCCAACCACCCGCTCGCCGGCCAGGCCCTCACGTTCGACCTGACGCTGGTCGACGTCGCCGACTAA
- a CDS encoding PepSY-associated TM helix domain-containing protein: MLSPNALRAWFLVHKWTSLVSTLFLLLLCVTGLPLIFAHEIDHALGNSVDPPELAQVPAERASIDGMIADAQARYPDEHMQFVVGDPDDPNVVFIRMGESPEGSTINVFDTYDARTGEHLNVYPLEKGGFMTVMERLHVDLYAGLKGTLFLGSMGIFLVLSLISGVVLYGRVMRKLRFGTVREKTPRLRWLDLHNLLGVATLVWLLVVGFTGTINALAIPIFQTWQATELAEMTSKHAAPDEPPVTDLVSVDTVLENASAETPGKILSFLAFPGNEFASPHHFTAFMVGEEARTARLFTAVLVDAATGEVLEVSSMPWYAQVLFVSQPLHFGNYGGLPLKVLWALFDVLAIVVLGSGVYLWLKKRNVTFDDWLRNARGDGAAGDVPQTVTSSASVVQPARS, from the coding sequence ATGCTGAGCCCCAACGCCCTCCGCGCTTGGTTCCTCGTCCACAAGTGGACGAGCCTCGTGAGCACGCTCTTCCTGCTCCTCCTGTGCGTGACGGGGCTCCCGCTCATCTTCGCGCACGAGATCGACCACGCGCTCGGCAACAGCGTCGACCCGCCGGAGCTGGCCCAGGTCCCGGCCGAGCGGGCCTCGATCGACGGCATGATCGCCGACGCCCAGGCGCGCTACCCGGACGAGCACATGCAGTTCGTCGTGGGCGACCCCGACGACCCGAACGTCGTGTTCATCCGGATGGGCGAGTCGCCCGAGGGCTCGACGATCAACGTGTTCGACACGTACGACGCGCGGACGGGCGAGCACCTCAACGTGTACCCCCTCGAGAAGGGCGGCTTCATGACGGTCATGGAGCGGCTCCACGTCGACCTCTACGCCGGGCTCAAGGGGACGCTGTTCCTCGGCTCGATGGGGATCTTCCTCGTGCTGTCGCTGATCTCGGGCGTCGTGCTCTATGGCCGCGTGATGCGGAAGCTCCGGTTCGGGACGGTCCGCGAGAAGACGCCGCGGCTGCGGTGGCTCGACCTCCACAACCTGCTCGGCGTCGCCACGCTCGTGTGGCTCCTCGTGGTCGGGTTCACGGGGACGATCAACGCGCTCGCGATCCCCATCTTCCAGACGTGGCAGGCGACGGAACTGGCGGAGATGACCTCCAAGCACGCGGCGCCCGACGAGCCGCCGGTGACCGACCTCGTCTCGGTCGACACGGTCCTCGAGAACGCGTCGGCCGAGACGCCGGGCAAGATCCTGAGCTTCCTCGCCTTCCCGGGGAACGAGTTCGCCAGCCCGCACCACTTCACGGCGTTCATGGTCGGCGAGGAGGCGCGGACGGCGCGGCTGTTCACGGCTGTCCTCGTCGACGCCGCGACGGGCGAGGTGCTGGAGGTGTCGTCGATGCCGTGGTACGCCCAGGTCCTGTTCGTCTCGCAGCCGCTCCACTTCGGCAACTATGGCGGGCTGCCGCTCAAAGTCCTGTGGGCGCTCTTCGACGTCCTCGCGATCGTCGTGCTGGGCAGCGGCGTCTACCTCTGGCTGAAAAAGCGAAACGTCACGTTCGACGACTGGCTCCGGAACGCGCGGGGCGACGGGGCGGCCGGCGACGTGCCCCAGACCGTCACGTCGTCCGCCTCGGTCGTCCAGCCCGCCCGGTCATGA
- a CDS encoding TonB-dependent siderophore receptor produces MLRPRLLVLLALAAAPLAAFAQTGTLAGRVLDADTQQPLPGATIVLAGTTTGTSSGPAGAFTILEVPVDTHTVRVSLVGYEPVSRTVEVLEGERVVLDVALSEQTESLGAITVVSRRGGFVPTALSSASKIGAAPLETPQSVSVITQDQLEVQDATTLAEALRYTPGIQGEAWGFEPRFTWLKIRGFDATQTGLYRDGLQLRNVNYAVGYNVEPYGMERIEVLRGPASVLYGAGSPGGVVAFSSKRPTLVDQREATVEAGSFGRLQAQADVSGPIDAAGRFTYRLTGLARQSGTQVEFVDNDRLFVAPALSWRPTSATNWTVLGHAQFDDTGASQALPIEGTLEDNALGEVPTEFYTGAPGVDRYDRNEWSASSLFEHRVGETWTLRQNTRAYSSELDDVTVYSTGLMDDGRTLTRSLFGTFGSLDGLALDNSVRAQTEVGAVDATVLAGLDVQLLDVGLQQTFGGAPSLDLFAPDYDQTVDDAPVFADSETQQAQTGVYLQGQFDVAERLILSLNGRYDWARTETTNLLADGAVTEQDDAAFTGRAGLIVKLPYGVAPYASYAESFLPQIGLDAEGQPFSPERGRQLEAGVKVQPPTWNGFFTVALFDLTREDFLQYDPTTFLQVQTGEVRSQGVEVEGVASLVNGFDVTAGLTLLDVEITETSNAAELGMRPTQIPSLTASLWADYALPRGPLAGLGFGAGVRHVGSSYGDAANTIEAPATTLADAAVYYEFAPVRLAVNVQNVFDDAYVASAFARNSTLVTFGAGRQVSAGLSVRF; encoded by the coding sequence ATGCTCCGACCCCGTCTCCTCGTCCTGTTGGCGCTCGCCGCCGCTCCCCTCGCCGCGTTCGCCCAGACCGGCACCCTCGCCGGCCGCGTCCTCGACGCCGACACGCAGCAGCCGTTGCCGGGCGCGACCATCGTCCTCGCCGGCACCACGACCGGCACGTCGTCCGGTCCGGCCGGGGCGTTCACCATCCTGGAAGTCCCCGTCGACACGCACACGGTCCGCGTGAGCCTCGTCGGCTATGAGCCCGTCTCGCGGACCGTCGAGGTGCTCGAGGGCGAGCGCGTGGTGCTCGACGTGGCGCTCTCGGAGCAGACCGAGAGCCTCGGCGCCATCACGGTCGTGAGCCGTCGCGGCGGGTTCGTGCCGACCGCGCTGTCGTCGGCGAGCAAGATCGGGGCGGCGCCGCTCGAGACGCCGCAGTCGGTCTCGGTGATCACGCAGGACCAGCTCGAGGTCCAGGACGCGACGACGCTCGCCGAGGCGCTCCGCTACACGCCCGGCATCCAGGGCGAGGCGTGGGGCTTCGAGCCCCGGTTCACGTGGCTCAAGATCCGCGGGTTCGACGCGACCCAGACGGGCCTCTACCGCGACGGCCTCCAGCTCCGCAACGTGAACTACGCCGTCGGCTACAACGTCGAGCCGTACGGGATGGAGCGGATCGAGGTGCTCCGCGGGCCGGCCTCGGTGCTGTACGGCGCCGGGAGCCCGGGCGGCGTGGTCGCCTTCTCGTCGAAGCGGCCGACGCTCGTCGACCAGCGCGAGGCGACCGTCGAGGCCGGCTCCTTCGGCCGGCTCCAGGCCCAGGCCGACGTGTCCGGTCCCATCGACGCCGCCGGCCGGTTCACGTACCGCCTCACCGGCCTCGCCCGCCAGAGCGGCACGCAGGTCGAGTTCGTCGACAACGACCGGCTGTTCGTGGCGCCCGCCCTGTCGTGGCGGCCCACCTCGGCGACGAACTGGACGGTCCTGGGCCACGCCCAGTTCGACGACACGGGCGCCTCGCAGGCCCTCCCCATCGAGGGCACGCTCGAGGACAACGCGCTCGGGGAGGTCCCGACGGAGTTCTACACCGGCGCGCCGGGCGTCGACCGGTACGACCGGAACGAGTGGTCGGCCAGCTCGCTCTTCGAGCACCGCGTCGGCGAGACCTGGACGCTCCGCCAGAACACGCGCGCCTACTCGTCCGAGCTCGACGACGTGACGGTCTACTCGACGGGCCTCATGGACGACGGCCGGACCCTCACGCGGTCGCTGTTCGGGACGTTCGGCTCGCTCGACGGGCTCGCGCTCGACAACTCGGTCCGCGCCCAGACTGAGGTGGGGGCGGTCGACGCCACGGTCCTCGCCGGCCTCGACGTCCAGCTCCTCGACGTCGGGCTTCAGCAGACGTTCGGCGGGGCGCCGTCGCTCGACCTGTTCGCGCCCGACTACGACCAGACGGTGGACGACGCGCCGGTCTTCGCCGACTCCGAGACGCAGCAGGCGCAGACGGGCGTCTACCTCCAGGGCCAGTTCGACGTGGCCGAGCGGCTCATCCTGTCGCTCAACGGCCGCTACGACTGGGCGCGGACGGAGACGACGAACCTCCTCGCCGACGGCGCCGTGACGGAGCAGGACGACGCGGCGTTCACCGGCCGCGCGGGGCTCATCGTGAAGCTGCCCTACGGCGTCGCGCCGTACGCGAGCTACGCCGAGTCCTTCCTCCCGCAGATCGGCCTCGACGCCGAGGGCCAGCCGTTCTCGCCCGAGCGCGGCCGCCAGCTCGAGGCCGGCGTCAAGGTCCAGCCGCCGACGTGGAACGGGTTCTTTACCGTCGCCCTGTTCGACCTCACGCGCGAGGACTTCCTCCAGTACGACCCGACCACGTTCCTCCAGGTCCAGACCGGCGAGGTCCGCTCGCAGGGCGTCGAGGTCGAGGGCGTGGCGAGCCTCGTGAATGGCTTCGACGTGACGGCGGGGCTCACGCTTCTCGACGTCGAGATCACGGAGACGAGCAACGCCGCGGAGCTCGGGATGCGGCCGACGCAGATCCCCTCACTCACCGCCTCGCTCTGGGCTGACTACGCGCTCCCGCGCGGCCCCCTCGCCGGCCTCGGCTTCGGTGCCGGCGTCCGGCACGTCGGGTCCAGCTACGGCGACGCGGCCAACACGATCGAGGCGCCCGCCACGACCCTCGCCGACGCCGCGGTGTACTACGAGTTCGCGCCCGTCCGCCTCGCGGTCAACGTCCAGAACGTGTTCGACGACGCCTACGTGGCCTCGGCGTTCGCGCGGAACTCGACGCTCGTGACGTTCGGCGCGGGCCGCCAGGTGAGCGCCGGCCTCTCGGTCCGCTTCTAG
- a CDS encoding retropepsin-like aspartic protease, whose protein sequence is MLRSLLLGLAGLMPLAGCEVPVSGEPSRIEAPADSSGIAFSLEGPGGAAIVVPVSINGGPERPFVLDTGATLTCLDAAVADSLDLPSRPGVRGTGAGIGGVGSVGIVQADSFRVGDVTAYDLTICTLDLSAIEGVGLEADGLVGLNFLTSFRVGLDFETQTLTLAP, encoded by the coding sequence GTGCTGCGTTCCCTTCTCCTCGGCCTGGCCGGACTGATGCCACTCGCCGGCTGCGAGGTCCCCGTCAGCGGCGAGCCGTCCCGCATCGAAGCTCCCGCCGACTCGTCCGGCATCGCGTTCTCGCTGGAGGGACCAGGCGGTGCGGCCATCGTCGTGCCCGTCTCGATCAACGGCGGCCCCGAGCGGCCGTTCGTGCTCGACACCGGCGCGACGCTCACCTGCCTCGACGCCGCGGTCGCCGACTCCCTCGACCTTCCGAGCCGCCCGGGCGTCCGCGGGACCGGCGCGGGCATCGGCGGTGTGGGGAGCGTCGGCATCGTCCAGGCCGACTCGTTCCGCGTGGGCGACGTGACGGCCTACGACCTCACGATCTGCACGCTCGACCTCTCGGCCATCGAGGGCGTCGGGCTGGAGGCGGACGGGCTGGTGGGGCTCAACTTCCTGACGTCGTTCCGCGTCGGGCTCGACTTCGAGACGCAGACGCTCACGCTCGCCCCCTGA
- a CDS encoding DMT family transporter, protein MAWAVLLVSALFETVWAVGLPRTDGFTRLGPSVGVVAAMVVSVYGLSLATRVLPVGTAYAVWTGVGALGAVVYGILVLGEPRTAGRLVCLGLILAGVAGLRLLSPSGH, encoded by the coding sequence ATGGCGTGGGCCGTGCTCCTCGTGAGCGCACTGTTCGAGACCGTCTGGGCCGTGGGACTGCCCCGGACCGACGGGTTCACCCGCCTCGGACCGAGCGTGGGCGTGGTCGCCGCGATGGTCGTCAGCGTCTATGGGCTCTCCCTCGCCACGCGCGTCCTGCCCGTCGGCACGGCCTACGCCGTGTGGACCGGCGTCGGCGCCCTCGGGGCCGTCGTCTACGGGATCCTCGTCCTGGGCGAGCCGCGGACGGCAGGGCGCCTCGTCTGCCTCGGGCTCATCCTCGCCGGGGTCGCGGGGCTCCGGCTGCTCAGCCCGTCCGGCCACTGA
- a CDS encoding dihydroorotase codes for MPLDLLLADGTVLDARTGTSRRADVLIRDGRIARLGESLREAAEADGVLVYDASGKTISQGWMDMHVHFREPGQEHKETIETGARAAAFGGFTAVACMPNTEPPIATRDVVEFVTKRAEGLVVDVHPIGTVSKGRKGEELAEMADMAAGGAVGFSDDGSPVQHGGLMRRALEYARTLGKPILGHEEDLTLNPHGHMNEGAVATRLGLPGIPGLAEEAMIARDALLAEFTGARFHVCHISTATAVDIVRRAKARGVQITAEACPHHWALTDAAVEASAYDTHTKMHPPLRTAADVQAIKDGLADGTIDAIATDHAPHAGFEKEVEFIEAPFGILGLETCWGLTGRDLIAPGVLSVEDAVRKLAVAPREILGLDVPTLDEGAEANLTLFDATTEWTFERRHVRSKSHNTPFIGAPMVGRAWAVVNNGQFVEAEA; via the coding sequence ATGCCCCTCGACCTTCTCCTCGCCGACGGCACCGTCCTCGACGCCCGCACCGGCACCTCCCGCCGCGCCGACGTCCTGATCCGCGACGGCCGGATCGCCCGCCTCGGCGAGTCTCTCCGCGAGGCCGCCGAGGCCGACGGCGTCCTCGTCTACGACGCGTCGGGCAAGACGATCTCGCAGGGCTGGATGGACATGCACGTCCACTTCCGCGAGCCCGGCCAGGAGCACAAGGAGACGATCGAGACGGGCGCGCGTGCGGCGGCCTTCGGCGGGTTTACGGCCGTCGCCTGCATGCCCAACACCGAGCCGCCGATCGCCACGCGCGACGTGGTCGAGTTCGTCACGAAGCGGGCCGAGGGGCTCGTCGTCGACGTGCACCCGATCGGGACCGTCTCGAAGGGCCGGAAGGGCGAGGAACTCGCCGAGATGGCCGACATGGCGGCCGGCGGCGCCGTCGGCTTTTCCGACGACGGCTCGCCGGTCCAGCACGGCGGCCTCATGCGCCGCGCCCTGGAATACGCGCGAACGCTCGGCAAGCCGATCCTCGGCCACGAGGAGGACCTGACCCTCAACCCGCACGGCCACATGAATGAGGGCGCCGTCGCCACGCGGCTCGGGTTGCCCGGCATCCCCGGGCTCGCCGAGGAGGCCATGATCGCCCGGGACGCGCTCCTGGCGGAGTTCACCGGCGCCCGGTTCCACGTCTGCCACATCTCGACGGCCACCGCCGTCGACATCGTCCGCCGCGCGAAGGCCCGCGGCGTCCAGATCACCGCCGAGGCGTGCCCGCACCACTGGGCCCTCACCGACGCGGCGGTCGAGGCCTCGGCCTACGACACGCACACGAAGATGCACCCGCCGCTCCGCACCGCCGCCGATGTGCAGGCCATCAAGGACGGGCTGGCCGACGGGACCATCGACGCCATCGCGACCGACCACGCGCCGCACGCCGGGTTCGAGAAGGAGGTCGAGTTCATCGAGGCGCCGTTCGGGATCCTCGGCCTGGAGACGTGCTGGGGGCTCACGGGCCGCGATCTCATCGCGCCGGGCGTGCTGTCGGTCGAGGACGCCGTCCGCAAGCTCGCGGTCGCGCCGCGCGAGATCCTCGGCCTCGACGTCCCGACGCTCGACGAGGGCGCCGAAGCCAATCTGACCCTCTTCGACGCGACGACGGAGTGGACCTTCGAGCGACGGCACGTCCGGTCGAAGTCCCACAACACGCCGTTCATCGGCGCCCCGATGGTCGGTCGGGCCTGGGCCGTCGTGAACAACGGCCAGTTCGTGGAGGCCGAGGCGTGA
- a CDS encoding DUF3833 family protein: MLVFSRLVTLGALTLTFAGCLPALPTVEPDPEPAFDPIAFFEGRTEGLGVLSIRARTPVVVRVESVGTPIDDGLELRQTIRLGDDPATTRTWVLKRTGPKTFTGSLTDAEGPVEATAKGNTLRIRYRMGRVTTVAQDLTLQPGGGLALNLMTVRVLGVPVARLTEQIRRVASDASDP; this comes from the coding sequence ATGCTCGTTTTCTCCCGACTCGTGACCCTCGGCGCCCTCACCCTCACCTTCGCCGGCTGCCTCCCCGCCCTCCCGACTGTCGAGCCCGATCCCGAACCGGCCTTCGACCCCATCGCGTTTTTCGAGGGCCGCACCGAGGGGCTGGGCGTCCTCTCCATCCGGGCCCGGACGCCGGTGGTGGTCCGCGTCGAGAGCGTCGGGACGCCGATCGACGACGGGCTCGAGCTCCGCCAGACCATTCGCCTCGGCGACGACCCGGCAACGACACGGACCTGGGTCCTCAAACGGACTGGGCCGAAGACGTTCACCGGCTCCCTCACGGATGCGGAGGGGCCGGTCGAGGCCACGGCCAAGGGGAACACGCTTCGCATCCGCTATCGGATGGGACGCGTGACGACGGTCGCCCAGGACCTCACACTCCAGCCCGGCGGAGGCCTCGCGCTCAACCTCATGACGGTCCGAGTGCTTGGGGTCCCGGTGGCCCGACTGACGGAGCAGATCCGCCGCGTCGCGTCCGACGCATCGGACCCCTAG
- a CDS encoding type 1 glutamine amidotransferase domain-containing protein — protein sequence MPTPLTDTAIAILATDGFEQVELTKPKAALEEAGATVHVVSPESGSIKGWDQDHWGDSVDVDKTLSEADASAYDALVLPGGQINPDKLRIDGDALAFVKAFAAAGKPIAAICHAPWLLVEAGLIEGRKATSYTSIRTDLKNAGADVQNQSVVKDEDGPFVLITSRNPDDIPAFNQAIIETVGAAMPA from the coding sequence ATGCCCACCCCTCTCACCGACACCGCCATCGCGATCCTCGCCACCGACGGGTTCGAACAGGTTGAGCTGACGAAGCCGAAGGCCGCGCTTGAGGAGGCCGGCGCGACGGTCCACGTCGTCTCGCCCGAGTCCGGCTCCATCAAGGGCTGGGACCAGGACCACTGGGGCGACTCGGTCGACGTCGACAAGACGCTCTCCGAGGCCGACGCCTCCGCCTACGACGCGCTCGTGCTCCCCGGCGGCCAGATCAACCCCGACAAGCTCCGAATCGACGGCGACGCGCTCGCCTTCGTCAAGGCGTTTGCCGCGGCCGGCAAGCCCATCGCGGCCATCTGCCACGCGCCCTGGCTCCTCGTCGAGGCCGGCCTCATCGAGGGCCGTAAGGCGACGTCGTACACGTCCATCCGCACCGACCTCAAGAACGCCGGGGCCGACGTGCAGAACCAGTCCGTCGTGAAGGACGAGGACGGCCCGTTTGTCCTCATCACGAGCCGCAACCCGGACGACATCCCGGCCTTCAATCAGGCCATCATCGAGACCGTCGGCGCTGCGATGCCCGCGTAG
- a CDS encoding porin, which yields MRTPLFGLLLVIGPVAAQDAAPDWTSSDGTVTVSVGGKLHADARVVDGDAASPFLVRRARAGVEVEVAERFRATFEPGFGEGDAELLAGWVEADLAGGLRLRAGKFKSPFGLESLRSSTDLRFAERALATALSPRRDVGVMAHVEAPRLEAALGLFNGVPDGASEDREPSDAKDVVARVLASPVEGVSVGLALATGAERGTSEVPALADYETSADHAFLAFRPGVVADGARQRVGPQATLARGRLQADAEWTWARHRVRGPDGPADLEHEAWQVAASVVLSGTPRGRKRPLPSRPAPDGGIGAVEVSARVHGFAADPATAPLATAGSARRALAWALAAHWTPIVPVRLGATVERTTFDGFEGEADPRAETALFVRAAFEL from the coding sequence GTGCGCACTCCCCTCTTCGGCCTTCTCCTCGTCATCGGCCCCGTCGCGGCCCAGGACGCCGCGCCCGACTGGACCTCCTCCGATGGAACGGTGACGGTCTCCGTTGGCGGCAAGCTCCACGCGGATGCGAGGGTCGTGGATGGGGACGCGGCGAGCCCGTTCCTCGTCCGCAGGGCACGGGCGGGGGTCGAGGTCGAGGTCGCGGAGCGGTTTCGAGCGACGTTCGAGCCCGGGTTCGGAGAGGGCGACGCCGAGCTCCTCGCCGGGTGGGTCGAGGCCGACCTCGCGGGCGGGCTCCGGCTCCGCGCCGGCAAGTTCAAGTCGCCGTTCGGACTCGAGTCGCTCCGATCGTCGACCGACCTCCGCTTCGCAGAGCGGGCGCTCGCGACGGCGCTGTCGCCGCGCCGCGACGTGGGCGTGATGGCACACGTGGAGGCCCCGCGGCTCGAAGCCGCCCTCGGCCTGTTCAACGGCGTGCCGGACGGAGCGAGCGAGGACCGCGAGCCGAGCGACGCCAAGGACGTGGTCGCGCGGGTGCTGGCGTCGCCGGTTGAGGGCGTGTCTGTCGGCCTGGCGCTCGCCACCGGCGCCGAGCGGGGGACGTCGGAGGTCCCTGCGCTGGCGGACTACGAGACGAGCGCCGACCACGCGTTTCTCGCGTTCCGTCCCGGCGTCGTCGCCGACGGCGCCCGTCAGCGGGTCGGGCCGCAGGCGACGCTCGCTCGCGGCCGTCTCCAAGCCGACGCCGAGTGGACGTGGGCGCGCCACCGCGTCCGCGGGCCGGACGGACCCGCCGATCTGGAGCACGAGGCGTGGCAGGTCGCGGCGTCAGTCGTCCTTTCGGGCACGCCGCGGGGCCGCAAGCGACCGCTCCCGAGCCGGCCCGCGCCGGACGGCGGGATCGGCGCCGTCGAAGTCTCGGCCCGCGTCCACGGCTTCGCCGCCGATCCCGCGACCGCGCCGCTGGCGACGGCCGGGAGCGCACGGCGGGCCCTCGCGTGGGCCCTCGCCGCGCACTGGACGCCCATCGTCCCCGTCCGCCTCGGCGCGACCGTGGAGCGGACGACGTTCGACGGGTTTGAGGGGGAGGCCGACCCGCGGGCCGAGACGGCCCTCTTCGTCCGCGCCGCGTTCGAATTGTAG
- a CDS encoding response regulator transcription factor, whose product MRLLVVEDDPHIAEFVQTGLREAGYAVDRAVDGHEAFALATNEPYDAAVVDLMLPRLDGLGLIEQLRQRGVATPVLILSAKRSVDDRVRGLEAGGDDYLTKPFAFAELLARVQALIRRSTGAAEATRLTAGPVAIDLIGRTVTRAGDEIDLQPREFSLLEYLVRHAGRVVSKTAIHQHVWDFDFTPQTNVVEVLVHRLRQKVERDDAPPLIHTVRGAGYVFRTP is encoded by the coding sequence ATGCGCCTGCTCGTCGTCGAGGACGACCCCCACATCGCCGAGTTCGTCCAGACTGGGCTTCGCGAGGCCGGCTACGCCGTCGACCGGGCCGTCGACGGCCACGAAGCGTTCGCGCTGGCGACGAACGAGCCCTACGACGCGGCCGTGGTCGACCTCATGCTGCCACGACTCGACGGGCTCGGCCTGATCGAGCAGCTCCGCCAGCGCGGCGTGGCGACGCCCGTCCTGATCCTCAGCGCCAAGCGGTCCGTCGACGACCGCGTGCGCGGCCTGGAGGCCGGGGGCGACGACTACCTCACCAAGCCGTTCGCCTTCGCGGAACTGCTGGCTCGCGTGCAGGCGCTCATCCGGCGGAGCACGGGCGCCGCCGAGGCCACCCGCCTCACGGCCGGCCCGGTCGCCATCGACCTCATCGGGCGGACCGTCACGCGTGCGGGCGACGAGATCGACCTCCAGCCCCGCGAGTTCTCCCTCCTCGAGTACCTCGTTCGCCACGCCGGTCGCGTCGTGTCGAAAACGGCCATCCACCAGCACGTCTGGGACTTCGACTTCACGCCGCAGACGAACGTAGTCGAGGTCCTCGTCCACCGGCTCCGGCAGAAGGTCGAACGCGACGACGCCCCCCCGCTGATCCACACCGTCCGCGGCGCGGGCTATGTCTTCCGCACGCCCTGA
- a CDS encoding sensor histidine kinase yields MSSARPDRAEGWRATRPGVRLALGYAVVFALSATALFALTYAALGFFLHRQDSAFLRSQLDAAEATYARDGLAGVRRLAARLQGDDRGEEVLIRIADADNATRLLALPDAWLPGDFARLGTEAPRVGGPVELWNEREGQSLDYYTRRLPGGDVLQVGLNSDERDDVLEAFPRVVGVVAVPLLLLAVFGGWLMAVRALRPVRQLIGTLEAIADTGDVRERAPAPEARGEFADLFALFNRMLDRIEGLVGRLRGTLDDVAHDLRTPLTALRGTAELALQQERDAEGYRRALGRIVESAEAAEATLATVMEVAEAEAGALRLDRTPVDLDAVVADVADLFGLVAEEKGVALTVGPGRAGTVDGDRQRLRRALANLVDNAVKYTPPGERVDIEAGGAPGAALVTVRDTGVGIAPDELPLVWDRLYRSERTRHERGLGLGLSLARAIAEAHGGRLDAESTLGGGSAFTLRLPVGAASLSKV; encoded by the coding sequence ATGTCTTCCGCACGCCCTGACCGGGCCGAGGGCTGGCGGGCCACGCGTCCCGGAGTCCGGCTCGCGCTGGGCTACGCCGTCGTGTTCGCGCTGAGCGCGACAGCTCTCTTCGCCCTGACCTACGCCGCGCTCGGGTTCTTCCTCCACCGCCAGGACAGCGCCTTCCTGCGGTCCCAGCTCGACGCCGCGGAGGCCACGTACGCGCGCGATGGGTTGGCCGGCGTCCGCCGCCTCGCCGCCCGCCTCCAGGGCGACGACCGCGGCGAGGAGGTGTTGATCCGGATCGCCGACGCCGACAACGCGACCCGCCTGCTCGCCCTCCCGGACGCCTGGCTCCCCGGCGACTTCGCCCGCCTCGGCACCGAGGCGCCCCGGGTCGGCGGGCCCGTGGAGTTGTGGAACGAGCGGGAGGGCCAGTCGCTCGACTACTACACGCGGCGGCTCCCGGGCGGCGACGTGCTCCAGGTCGGGCTCAACTCCGACGAGCGGGACGACGTGCTGGAGGCGTTCCCGCGCGTCGTCGGCGTCGTGGCCGTCCCGCTCCTCCTGCTGGCCGTCTTTGGCGGGTGGCTGATGGCCGTCCGCGCGCTGCGGCCGGTCCGCCAGCTGATCGGCACGCTGGAGGCCATCGCCGACACCGGCGACGTCCGCGAGCGGGCGCCGGCGCCGGAGGCCCGCGGGGAATTCGCCGACCTGTTCGCGCTGTTCAACCGGATGCTCGACCGGATCGAGGGGCTCGTCGGCCGCCTCCGCGGGACGCTCGACGACGTGGCCCACGACCTCCGGACGCCGCTGACGGCGCTCCGCGGGACGGCCGAGCTCGCGCTCCAGCAGGAGCGAGACGCCGAGGGCTATCGCCGCGCGCTCGGCCGGATCGTCGAGTCGGCCGAGGCGGCCGAGGCCACGCTCGCGACCGTCATGGAGGTGGCCGAGGCCGAGGCCGGCGCGCTCCGCCTCGACCGCACCCCCGTCGACCTCGACGCCGTCGTGGCCGACGTCGCGGACCTCTTCGGGCTCGTGGCCGAGGAGAAGGGCGTGGCGCTCACCGTCGGCCCCGGCCGCGCGGGGACCGTCGACGGCGACCGCCAGCGGCTGCGGCGCGCGCTCGCCAACCTCGTCGACAACGCGGTCAAGTACACGCCGCCGGGAGAGCGGGTGGACATCGAGGCCGGCGGGGCCCCCGGCGCGGCGTTGGTGACCGTCCGCGACACGGGCGTCGGGATCGCCCCGGACGAGCTCCCGCTCGTTTGGGACCGGCTCTACCGGAGCGAGCGGACGCGCCACGAGCGCGGACTCGGACTCGGGCTCAGCCTCGCCCGTGCCATCGCCGAGGCGCACGGGGGACGACTCGACGCCGAGAGCACGCTTGGCGGGGGATCGGCCTTCACGCTGCGCCTCCCGGTCGGCGCGGCCTCCCTGTCTAAAGTGTAA